The following proteins are co-located in the Candidatus Binatia bacterium genome:
- a CDS encoding NAD(P)/FAD-dependent oxidoreductase, with protein sequence MAAPGREVDVVIVGGGPAGLSAALVLGRARRRVILFDHGRYRNAASRRMHGYLSRDGFPPAALLEVGRREALAYGVSIRRDEVTRIVPVGTRGGNTAFQVSLRRGRPVSAKKVLLATGVIDRIPAIPGLESFYGTSVHHCPYCDGWEWRDRRLACYGRGVSGAALAHALLTWSRDVVLLTDGASRLTPAELAELRARNVEVIRNRVTGLEGSGGRLRRVLLRGRAPLERDALFFSAGNEQSCDLAVQLGCRLTLKAAIRTNRRERTNVPGVYVAGDASWDVQFVVVAAAEGAKAAVAINRELQAEERAVECRGMRVAPHRMSRFGNDVRKH encoded by the coding sequence GTGGCGGCACCGGGCCGCGAGGTGGACGTCGTCATCGTCGGCGGGGGCCCCGCCGGGCTGAGCGCCGCCCTGGTTCTGGGGCGGGCCCGCCGGCGCGTGATCCTCTTCGATCACGGACGCTACCGCAACGCGGCGTCCCGCCGGATGCACGGCTATCTGAGCCGCGACGGGTTTCCTCCCGCGGCGCTCCTCGAGGTGGGGCGCCGGGAGGCGCTCGCTTACGGCGTCTCGATTCGACGTGACGAAGTGACCCGCATCGTCCCCGTGGGGACGCGCGGGGGGAACACCGCGTTCCAGGTTTCGCTCCGGCGGGGACGTCCCGTTTCCGCCAAGAAGGTCCTTCTCGCCACCGGGGTCATCGACCGGATCCCCGCCATCCCCGGCCTCGAATCCTTCTACGGAACCAGCGTCCACCACTGCCCTTACTGCGACGGCTGGGAGTGGCGGGATCGCCGCCTGGCCTGCTACGGCCGCGGCGTCTCCGGCGCGGCGCTCGCCCACGCCCTCCTGACCTGGAGCCGCGACGTGGTCCTGCTCACCGACGGGGCCAGCCGGCTCACCCCGGCGGAGCTGGCCGAGCTCCGGGCCCGAAACGTGGAGGTGATCCGGAACCGCGTGACCGGCCTCGAGGGGTCGGGGGGGCGGCTCCGTCGCGTGCTCCTGCGCGGACGCGCCCCCCTGGAGCGGGACGCCCTCTTCTTCTCCGCCGGCAACGAGCAGAGCTGCGATCTCGCCGTCCAGCTGGGTTGCCGGCTCACCCTCAAGGCCGCGATCCGCACCAACCGCCGGGAGCGCACCAACGTCCCCGGCGTCTACGTGGCGGGGGATGCCTCCTGGGACGTCCAGTTCGTGGTGGTCGCGGCGGCCGAGGGGGCCAAGGCCGCCGTGGCGATCAACCGGGAGCTGCAGGCGGAGGAGCGGGCCGTGGAATGCCGTGGCATGCGCGTTGCACCTCACCGCATGAGCCGTTTCGGAAACGACGTGCGCAAGCACTGA
- a CDS encoding ferritin-like domain-containing protein, with protein sequence MQIDSLEKLFVDQLKDVYNAEKQIVRALPRMSKAAGNEELKEAFDTHLRETEKHVDRLEQIFKDLGKNPTGKKCMGMEGLIEEAKELLNEDVDEEVLDAGLIAAAQRVEHYEMAAYGCLKTYAGLLGNERAARLLEETLGEEKRTDDLLTQIAERSINVEAMEAETGSGTSARGGSSKRGSNR encoded by the coding sequence ATGCAGATCGACAGCCTGGAAAAATTGTTCGTAGATCAGCTCAAGGACGTCTACAACGCGGAGAAGCAGATCGTTCGGGCGCTGCCGCGCATGTCCAAGGCGGCCGGGAACGAAGAGCTGAAGGAGGCCTTCGACACCCACCTGCGCGAGACCGAGAAGCACGTGGACCGGCTGGAGCAGATCTTCAAAGACCTCGGCAAGAACCCCACGGGAAAAAAGTGCATGGGCATGGAGGGGTTGATCGAGGAGGCCAAGGAGCTTCTGAACGAGGACGTGGACGAGGAGGTGCTGGACGCCGGCCTGATCGCCGCGGCGCAGCGGGTGGAGCACTACGAGATGGCGGCGTACGGATGCCTCAAGACGTATGCCGGCCTGCTCGGAAACGAGCGGGCCGCCCGGCTCCTGGAGGAGACCCTGGGCGAGGAGAAGCGGACCGATGACCTGCTGACCCAGATCGCCGAGCGGTCGATCAACGTCGAGGCGATGGAAGCCGAGACGGGGAGCGGAACCTCGGCGCGGGGCGGAAGCTCGAAGCGGGGATCGAACCGGTAG
- a CDS encoding SurA N-terminal domain-containing protein yields MMQSLRDNMKLIIWITAIVFLVGFGILQLGGVFGTQPTQQRGPTGIVADINGEPIRYDEYMGTVNQMTRQLEQTRPLQAGEDAYIREQAWQTLVRNKLLQQEAKRRHLEATPDEIKMALRVAPPEFLVQAGTFKGANGQFDYRKYLAELDNPNSQMPWGQVEALVADQLPIQKLQEQIVAGAKVSEGDVRERFLLQNDKIKFKALQFIPDSFTVDTSRIGGADVESYYKAHPDEFTGPEEVKVAVVLIPRKPDATDFSTEKERLRAVLDMARAQPDSFPSLARSYSEIQSASRGGDPGSEPFFDEMRPIFRRGLQNLQAGQITDILQEERSLHIFKVEKRWVDPATKREKIKYREIAVRVEPGSNAVRAARELAQKAEKDAKRSGLEAVATRMGTRTFTSEYFAYGQSGNDVLQRFPEIETWMFRSKPGAVSSIVPTENGYFIFQVVDHRPAGLRPLNRVEAEAKARLVRSLRMQRAKEAAEQARAALAGGTPEAQVAAQLHGRIADVPEATRNGYLSTVGGREPRVIGAIFAMQPGAPWSAPLVGENGVYVAQVETHMAPSEDDFRKQEGQVRDQLLNERRQLIFVEWMQDLRRKAKIKDYREQYFEV; encoded by the coding sequence ATGATGCAGTCCCTTCGCGACAATATGAAGCTGATCATCTGGATCACGGCCATCGTGTTCCTGGTCGGCTTCGGCATCCTCCAGCTCGGCGGCGTCTTCGGCACCCAGCCGACGCAGCAGCGCGGGCCCACGGGCATCGTGGCCGACATCAACGGCGAGCCGATCCGCTACGACGAGTACATGGGCACGGTGAACCAGATGACCCGCCAGCTCGAGCAGACCCGTCCCCTCCAGGCGGGCGAGGACGCCTACATTCGCGAGCAGGCGTGGCAGACCCTGGTCCGGAACAAGCTGCTCCAGCAGGAGGCGAAGCGGCGCCACCTGGAGGCGACGCCCGACGAGATCAAGATGGCGCTCCGCGTCGCGCCCCCCGAGTTCCTGGTGCAGGCCGGGACGTTCAAGGGCGCGAACGGGCAGTTCGACTACCGCAAGTACCTCGCCGAGCTGGACAACCCGAACTCGCAGATGCCGTGGGGCCAGGTGGAGGCGCTGGTCGCCGATCAGCTCCCGATCCAGAAGCTGCAAGAGCAGATCGTGGCGGGCGCCAAGGTCTCCGAGGGGGACGTCCGCGAGCGCTTCCTGCTCCAGAACGACAAGATCAAGTTCAAGGCGCTCCAGTTCATCCCCGACAGCTTCACGGTCGACACGTCGCGCATCGGCGGCGCCGACGTCGAGTCCTACTACAAGGCGCACCCGGACGAGTTCACGGGACCCGAAGAGGTGAAGGTCGCCGTGGTCCTGATCCCCCGGAAGCCCGACGCGACCGACTTCTCGACGGAGAAGGAGCGGCTCCGCGCGGTGCTCGACATGGCGCGCGCCCAGCCCGACTCGTTCCCGTCGCTCGCGCGGTCGTACTCCGAGATCCAGAGCGCCAGCCGCGGCGGCGACCCCGGGTCGGAGCCCTTCTTCGACGAGATGCGGCCGATCTTCCGGCGCGGGCTCCAGAACCTCCAGGCCGGGCAGATCACCGACATCCTTCAGGAGGAGCGTTCCCTCCACATTTTCAAGGTCGAGAAGCGCTGGGTCGATCCCGCCACCAAGCGGGAGAAGATCAAATACCGCGAGATCGCCGTCCGCGTCGAGCCGGGCTCGAACGCGGTGCGCGCGGCGCGCGAGCTGGCCCAGAAGGCCGAAAAGGACGCGAAGCGCTCGGGGCTGGAGGCGGTCGCGACCCGCATGGGGACGCGGACCTTCACGTCCGAGTACTTCGCCTACGGCCAGAGCGGCAACGACGTGCTCCAGCGCTTCCCCGAGATCGAGACCTGGATGTTCCGCTCCAAGCCGGGCGCGGTCTCGTCGATCGTGCCGACCGAGAACGGCTACTTCATCTTCCAGGTGGTGGATCATCGGCCCGCCGGGCTGCGCCCGCTGAACCGCGTGGAGGCGGAGGCCAAGGCGAGGCTGGTCCGTTCGCTCCGGATGCAGCGCGCGAAGGAGGCGGCGGAGCAGGCTCGCGCCGCCCTGGCCGGCGGGACCCCCGAGGCGCAGGTCGCCGCGCAGCTCCACGGCCGCATCGCCGACGTGCCCGAAGCCACCCGAAACGGCTACCTGTCGACGGTGGGCGGGCGCGAGCCGCGCGTCATCGGCGCCATCTTCGCCATGCAGCCGGGCGCGCCTTGGTCGGCCCCGCTCGTGGGCGAGAACGGGGTCTACGTGGCGCAGGTCGAGACCCACATGGCGCCCAGCGAAGACGATTTCCGCAAGCAGGAGGGGCAGGTCCGGGACCAGCTCCTGAACGAGCGGCGGCAGCTGATCTTCGTGGAGTGGATGCAGGACCTCCGCCGCAAGGCGAAGATCAAGGACTACCGCGAGCAGTACTTCGAGGTCTGA
- a CDS encoding ATP-binding protein — protein sequence MARLETPEIERELFLQALDALDTGLLALDEDRRIVALNETLARGWGVDRDEVTGKPLSEVFHPETERWYLPERGARAEGRSTRETRGAVADREVLMRYTSTPLGDSGALLIRVEDLVDADTEEEVFRNTERLISLGELSARVAHEIRNPLTGVRTTVQFVASKLRAGDSRREDLNDVLKELDRIEQIITDLLLFARPQAARPVPTDLREVVEKVLDNLARRLEDASVEVERELDPDPPVPQVLVDPDMAQQVVLNLVINAIQAMPEGGTLRASIGLRRTRYKKAYVDVSITDSGPGISEEVKEKIFDPFFTTRSMGTGLGLSISLQIAREHGGNLTARNLTQGATFRFSLPVPLPPPEPPVAEEPRETKEGRESRESRESRESKEEKA from the coding sequence ATGGCGCGGCTGGAAACGCCTGAGATCGAGCGCGAGCTGTTCCTTCAGGCGCTCGACGCCCTCGACACCGGACTCCTCGCCCTCGACGAGGACCGACGCATCGTCGCGCTGAACGAGACGCTCGCCCGCGGGTGGGGCGTGGACCGCGACGAGGTGACCGGAAAACCTCTCTCCGAGGTCTTCCACCCCGAGACGGAACGGTGGTACCTGCCCGAGCGCGGCGCCCGCGCCGAGGGGCGCTCCACGCGCGAGACGCGCGGAGCGGTCGCCGATCGCGAGGTGCTGATGCGCTACACCTCGACCCCGCTCGGCGACAGCGGCGCCCTCCTGATCCGCGTCGAGGACCTGGTCGACGCCGACACCGAAGAGGAGGTCTTCCGGAACACGGAGCGGCTCATCTCCCTCGGCGAGCTCTCGGCTCGGGTCGCGCACGAGATCCGAAACCCCCTCACCGGCGTGCGCACCACGGTCCAGTTCGTCGCATCCAAGCTTCGCGCGGGGGATTCGCGCCGCGAGGACCTGAACGACGTGCTCAAGGAGCTGGACCGGATCGAGCAGATCATCACCGACCTGCTCCTGTTCGCCCGGCCGCAGGCGGCGCGCCCGGTGCCGACCGACCTGCGCGAGGTGGTGGAGAAGGTGCTCGACAACCTGGCCCGGCGCCTCGAGGACGCCTCGGTCGAGGTGGAGCGCGAGCTGGATCCCGATCCGCCGGTGCCCCAGGTCCTCGTGGACCCGGACATGGCGCAGCAGGTGGTGCTCAACCTGGTCATCAACGCCATCCAGGCGATGCCCGAGGGGGGGACGCTGCGGGCCAGCATCGGGCTCCGGCGGACCCGCTACAAGAAGGCGTACGTAGACGTGTCGATCACCGACTCGGGGCCCGGCATCTCCGAAGAGGTGAAGGAGAAGATCTTCGATCCCTTCTTCACCACCCGCTCCATGGGCACCGGCCTTGGGCTCTCGATCTCGCTCCAGATCGCGCGCGAGCATGGCGGCAACCTGACGGCGCGGAACCTGACCCAGGGCGCGACGTTCCGGTTCAGCCTGCCGGTGCCGCTGCCGCCGCCCGAGCCGCCGGTCGCCGAGGAGCCGCGGGAGACCAAGGAGGGGCGCGAGTCCCGAGAGTCCCGAGAGTCCCGCGAATCCAAAGAGGAGAAGGCCTGA
- a CDS encoding sigma-54 dependent transcriptional regulator: MILRVRIADDEELIRKSLTKLLLAEGYQVDSVATAAEVLDSVRRNPPHVLVLDLRLPDGSGLDLLPRLKSLAPDLKVVVITAFGDLPTAVEAMRRGATDFLKKPYEMEEVLLAMERLKAGVVRETQLDAFRRGELETFLKTRIVSESPAMGRIWDLTGKVAQSESTTVLIEGESGTGKELVARAIHFESGRRDAPFLALNCSSFQEQLLENELFGHERGAYTDAREPKRGLVELADEGTLFLDEVGDLPAATQAKFLRFIEDRTFKRVGGSADLAVDLRLVAATNRDLEQLVQTGKFRQDLYYRLKVVSILLPPLRERGDDVLLLTRHFLSFYNEKFRKSFVSISPEVEGIFRAYRWPGNVRELKNLLERIVLLENDETLREDHLPAEMMAQVESLPRVLREALAARGEGEGDMPTLAEVEQEHILKVLESTQGNRSHAARILGISRQSLIERLKRIAATRGSLSSL; this comes from the coding sequence GTGATCCTGCGCGTTCGGATCGCCGACGACGAAGAGCTGATTCGAAAGTCGCTCACCAAACTGCTCCTGGCCGAGGGCTACCAGGTGGACTCGGTCGCGACCGCGGCCGAGGTGCTCGATTCGGTGCGCCGGAACCCGCCGCACGTGCTGGTGCTGGACCTCCGCCTTCCCGATGGGAGCGGCCTCGACCTCCTGCCGCGGCTCAAGTCGCTCGCCCCCGACCTCAAGGTGGTCGTGATCACCGCCTTCGGCGACCTGCCGACCGCGGTCGAGGCGATGCGCCGGGGCGCCACCGATTTCCTCAAGAAGCCCTACGAGATGGAAGAGGTGCTCCTGGCGATGGAGCGCCTCAAGGCGGGCGTCGTGCGCGAGACCCAGCTCGACGCCTTCCGCCGCGGCGAGCTCGAGACCTTCTTGAAGACCCGGATCGTGAGCGAGTCGCCGGCCATGGGGCGGATCTGGGATCTGACGGGGAAAGTCGCGCAGAGCGAGAGCACGACCGTGCTGATCGAAGGGGAGAGCGGCACCGGCAAGGAGCTGGTCGCGCGGGCCATCCACTTCGAGAGCGGAAGGCGCGACGCTCCCTTCCTCGCCCTGAACTGCTCCTCGTTCCAGGAGCAGCTCCTCGAGAACGAGCTCTTCGGCCACGAGCGCGGGGCGTACACCGATGCGCGGGAGCCCAAGCGCGGACTGGTCGAGCTGGCCGACGAGGGGACCCTCTTCCTGGACGAGGTGGGCGACCTGCCCGCCGCGACGCAGGCCAAGTTCCTCCGCTTCATCGAGGACCGCACCTTCAAGCGGGTCGGCGGCTCGGCCGACCTCGCGGTGGACCTGCGCCTCGTCGCGGCCACCAACCGCGATCTCGAGCAGCTCGTCCAGACGGGGAAATTCCGGCAGGACCTCTATTACCGGCTCAAGGTCGTCTCGATCCTCCTCCCGCCGCTTCGCGAGCGCGGCGACGACGTGCTGCTCCTGACGCGGCACTTCCTCTCGTTCTACAACGAGAAGTTCCGGAAGTCCTTCGTCTCCATCAGCCCCGAGGTCGAGGGGATCTTCCGCGCCTATCGCTGGCCGGGGAACGTCCGTGAGCTGAAGAACCTTCTCGAGCGGATCGTGCTCCTGGAGAACGACGAGACGCTGCGCGAGGACCATCTTCCGGCGGAGATGATGGCGCAGGTGGAATCGCTCCCGCGCGTGCTGCGCGAGGCGCTCGCCGCGCGCGGCGAAGGGGAGGGCGATATGCCGACGCTCGCCGAGGTGGAGCAGGAGCACATCCTCAAGGTGCTCGAGTCGACGCAGGGCAACCGCTCGCACGCCGCTCGCATCCTCGGCATTTCCCGCCAGAGCTTGATCGAAAGATTGAAGCGGATCGCCGCGACGCGCGGTTCGTTGTCCTCGCTCTGA
- a CDS encoding response regulator encodes MRDACARPRRSGGERALAWFLQSTNSDETIAERGRCGLHKSVLIVDDEQLLARTLSTVLREAGYTTVVAGSAEEAERHVFGTTPMDLIVMDVRLPRESGLSMVKRLREQSLGSKVILMTAYETPEVKSEARRLKVDRYLKKPFDLTALVDEVRSLIGPGGNSTPG; translated from the coding sequence ATGCGCGATGCATGTGCGCGTCCGCGTCGAAGCGGCGGCGAGCGCGCATTGGCCTGGTTCCTGCAATCAACTAATAGCGATGAAACGATCGCAGAGAGGGGGAGGTGTGGATTGCACAAGTCCGTCCTCATCGTGGACGACGAACAACTCTTGGCGCGCACTCTCTCCACTGTGCTTCGTGAGGCTGGGTACACGACGGTCGTAGCGGGTTCGGCCGAAGAGGCCGAGCGTCACGTCTTCGGCACGACGCCGATGGATCTGATCGTGATGGACGTGCGTCTTCCCCGCGAGAGCGGCCTCTCGATGGTGAAGCGGCTCCGCGAGCAGTCGCTGGGATCGAAGGTCATTCTGATGACCGCGTACGAGACGCCGGAAGTGAAGTCGGAGGCACGGCGGCTCAAGGTGGACCGATATCTCAAGAAGCCGTTCGACCTGACCGCACTGGTGGATGAAGTACGAAGCCTGATCGGACCCGGCGGGAATTCGACGCCGGGGTGA